The Candidatus Mycolicibacterium alkanivorans genome contains a region encoding:
- a CDS encoding hemolysin family protein — MGDIFAILLTLLLILANAFFVAAEFALISARRDRLEALVEQGKRSALIVIRAGENLSVMLAGAQLGITLCSIVLGRVGEPAVAHLLAKPFDLLGVPDAVLHTVSFVVAITVVVILHVLLGEMVPKNIALAGPEKTAILLVPPYLLWVKATRPIIAFYDWCARMTVRAMGIEPKTELENTVSMVELSEMIAESLSEGLLDPEEHTRLSRALQIRNRVVNDVAVPLAEIFSVAVAGEGARPTVAAIEQALATTGYSRFPLTDPAGQFVGFVHIKDVLDQIDDPGAVIDGSAVRPLPQLPADMPLPDALSRLRRDNSHLAMVTRADGNVCAMVALEDLVEDLVGTVRDGMHRA; from the coding sequence ATGGGCGACATCTTCGCGATCCTGCTGACCCTGCTGCTGATCCTGGCCAACGCGTTCTTCGTGGCTGCGGAGTTCGCCCTGATCTCGGCTCGCCGCGACCGGCTCGAGGCACTGGTCGAGCAGGGCAAGCGCAGCGCGCTGATCGTCATTCGGGCCGGTGAGAACCTGTCGGTGATGCTGGCCGGCGCGCAGTTGGGCATCACGCTGTGCTCGATCGTCCTGGGCCGGGTCGGCGAGCCGGCGGTGGCCCACCTGCTCGCCAAGCCGTTCGACCTGCTCGGCGTTCCCGACGCGGTGCTGCACACGGTGTCGTTCGTCGTCGCGATCACGGTGGTGGTGATCCTGCACGTGTTGCTCGGCGAGATGGTGCCCAAGAACATTGCGCTGGCCGGCCCGGAGAAGACCGCCATTCTGCTGGTGCCGCCATACCTGTTATGGGTCAAGGCAACCCGGCCGATCATCGCGTTCTATGACTGGTGCGCACGGATGACGGTGCGGGCGATGGGCATCGAACCCAAGACCGAGCTGGAGAACACCGTCTCGATGGTCGAGCTCTCGGAGATGATCGCCGAGTCGCTGTCGGAGGGTCTGCTGGACCCCGAGGAGCACACGCGCCTGTCGCGGGCGCTGCAGATCCGCAACCGGGTGGTCAACGACGTCGCGGTGCCGCTGGCCGAGATCTTCTCCGTCGCGGTCGCCGGCGAAGGTGCCCGACCCACTGTCGCCGCCATCGAACAAGCCCTGGCCACGACCGGGTACTCGCGCTTCCCGCTCACCGACCCCGCCGGGCAATTCGTCGGCTTCGTGCACATCAAGGACGTGCTCGACCAGATCGACGACCCCGGCGCGGTGATCGACGGCTCGGCGGTGCGGCCATTGCCGCAGCTGCCCGCTGACATGCCACTGCCGGACGCGCTGTCCCGGTTGCGCCGGGACAACAGCCACTTGGCCATGGTCACCAGGGCTGATGGCAACGTATGCGCGATGGTGGCGCTGGAGGACCTCGTCGAGGACCTGGTCGGCACGGTTCGCGACGGGATGCATCGTGCCTGA
- a CDS encoding hemolysin family protein has translation MSVVTILLSLLGFILLTLGTAVFVAAEFSLTALERSTVDANARLGGRRDKMVQRAHRTLSFQLSGAQIGISITTLITGYLAEPFIARLLAPVLTSAGVPERWIDGSALTLALLIATSVSMVFGELVAQYLAVAVPLRTARVVAGPQVMFSVLFAPLIHLTNKTANRVLKRFGLEPADDLRSARSPQELVSLVRTSARRGALDQTTASLVDRSLQFGGRTAEELMTPRSKIESLAADDTVADLLAMVRDTGHSRFPVTRGDLDETIGLVHLKQIFEVPHPERERTRLSVLARPVPVVPSTLDGDALMSELRATGLQTALVADEYGGIAGMVTVEDLIEEIVGDIRDEHDESTPDVERVGDGWRVSGLLRTDEVAEATDFRAHEGDYETIGGLVMHALGHIPEEGESVDLTGFDTEAPLDRQPRWTATVARMDGRRIDLVDLVPAPAEPSPEDDD, from the coding sequence ATGAGCGTCGTCACCATCCTGCTCAGCCTGCTCGGATTCATCCTCCTGACCCTCGGCACCGCGGTGTTCGTGGCGGCCGAGTTCTCCCTGACCGCACTCGAGCGCAGCACCGTCGACGCCAACGCCCGTCTCGGCGGGCGCCGCGACAAGATGGTCCAGCGGGCCCACCGGACGCTGTCCTTCCAGCTCTCCGGCGCCCAGATCGGCATCTCGATCACCACGCTGATCACCGGCTACCTCGCCGAACCGTTCATCGCCCGGCTGCTGGCCCCGGTGCTGACCTCGGCCGGGGTGCCCGAGCGCTGGATCGACGGCAGTGCCCTGACTCTGGCGCTGCTCATCGCCACCTCGGTGTCGATGGTCTTCGGCGAGTTGGTGGCCCAGTACCTTGCCGTGGCCGTGCCGCTGCGCACCGCGCGGGTGGTCGCCGGCCCGCAGGTGATGTTCTCGGTGCTGTTCGCCCCGCTGATCCACCTGACCAACAAGACCGCCAACCGGGTGCTCAAGCGGTTCGGCCTCGAACCCGCCGACGATCTGCGCTCGGCGCGCTCGCCTCAGGAGCTGGTCTCGCTGGTGCGCACCTCCGCTCGGCGGGGCGCGCTGGACCAGACCACGGCGTCGCTGGTGGACCGCTCCCTGCAGTTCGGCGGGCGCACCGCCGAAGAGCTGATGACCCCGCGCTCCAAGATCGAGTCGCTGGCGGCCGACGACACCGTGGCCGACCTGTTGGCGATGGTCCGGGACACCGGGCACTCCCGGTTCCCCGTCACCCGCGGTGACCTCGACGAGACGATCGGTCTGGTCCATCTCAAGCAGATCTTCGAGGTGCCGCACCCCGAGCGGGAGCGCACCCGACTTTCCGTGCTGGCCCGCCCGGTGCCGGTGGTGCCCTCCACGCTCGACGGTGACGCGCTGATGTCGGAACTGCGGGCCACCGGCCTGCAGACCGCGCTGGTGGCCGACGAATACGGCGGCATCGCCGGCATGGTCACCGTCGAGGACCTGATCGAGGAGATCGTCGGCGACATCCGCGACGAGCACGACGAGTCGACCCCGGACGTCGAACGCGTCGGCGACGGGTGGCGGGTTTCGGGCCTGCTGCGCACCGACGAGGTGGCCGAGGCAACCGACTTCCGCGCTCATGAGGGCGACTACGAAACCATCGGCGGCCTGGTGATGCACGCGCTGGGCCACATCCCCGAAGAGGGCGAGTCGGTGGATCTGACCGGCTTCGACACCGAAGCGCCGCTCGACCGGCAGCCGCGCTGGACGGCGACCGTGGCGCGGATGGACGGCAGGCGCATCGACCTGGTCGACCTGGTGCCGGCCCCGGCCGAGCCGAGTCCGGAGGACGACGACTGA
- a CDS encoding GuaB1 family IMP dehydrogenase-related protein: MRFLDGHRPPYDLTYDDVFIVPSRSDVTSRFDVDLSTADGTGTTIPVVVANMTAVAGRRMAETVARRGGIVVLPQDLPIEAVKQTVDFVKSRDLVADTPVTLGPEDSVSDAVALIHKRAHGAAVVLADGRPVGLVTEAATIGVDRFARVRDIAVTDFVVAPVHTDPRQVFEKLEHAPVDVAVLTGDDGSLAGVLSRIGAVRAGIYRPNVDDAGRLRIAAAVGINGDVAAKAQALAEAGVDVLVVDTAHGHQLKMLDAIKAVSSLGLGVPLAAGNVVSAEGARDLITAGATIVKVGVGPGAMCTTRMMTGVGRPQFSAVLECSNAARQLGGHVWADGGVRHPRDVALALAAGASNVMIGSWFAGTYESPGDMMHDRDNRPYKESYGMASKRAVAARTSGDSAFDRARKALFEEGISTSRMALDPDRGGVEDLLDHITSGVRSTCTYVGASTIAELHERAVLGVQSAAGFAEGHPLPTGW; encoded by the coding sequence GTGCGATTCCTCGACGGCCACCGGCCTCCGTACGACCTGACCTACGACGACGTCTTCATCGTCCCCAGCCGCTCCGACGTCACCAGCCGCTTCGACGTCGACCTGTCCACCGCCGACGGCACCGGGACCACGATCCCCGTCGTGGTCGCCAACATGACCGCGGTGGCGGGACGGCGGATGGCCGAGACGGTCGCCCGCCGCGGCGGCATTGTGGTGCTGCCGCAGGACCTCCCGATCGAGGCGGTCAAGCAGACCGTCGACTTCGTCAAGAGCCGTGATCTGGTCGCCGACACTCCGGTCACCCTCGGGCCCGAGGACTCGGTGTCCGACGCCGTCGCCCTGATCCACAAGCGGGCCCACGGCGCGGCCGTCGTCCTGGCCGACGGCAGGCCCGTCGGCCTGGTCACCGAGGCGGCCACCATCGGCGTCGACCGTTTCGCCCGGGTCCGCGATATCGCGGTCACCGATTTCGTCGTCGCTCCGGTACACACCGACCCGCGCCAGGTGTTCGAAAAGCTCGAGCACGCACCGGTCGACGTGGCCGTGCTCACCGGCGACGACGGATCGCTGGCCGGGGTGCTCAGCCGCATCGGCGCGGTACGCGCCGGCATCTACCGTCCCAACGTCGACGACGCGGGCAGGCTGCGGATCGCCGCGGCGGTGGGCATCAACGGCGACGTGGCGGCCAAGGCGCAAGCGCTGGCCGAGGCCGGCGTGGACGTCCTGGTCGTCGATACCGCGCACGGCCACCAGCTCAAAATGCTCGACGCGATCAAGGCGGTCTCGTCGCTGGGCCTGGGCGTCCCGCTGGCCGCAGGCAACGTCGTCTCCGCCGAGGGCGCCCGCGACCTGATCACCGCAGGAGCGACAATCGTCAAGGTCGGAGTGGGCCCCGGTGCGATGTGCACCACCCGGATGATGACCGGCGTCGGCCGCCCGCAGTTCTCCGCTGTTCTCGAATGTTCCAACGCCGCACGGCAACTCGGTGGACACGTCTGGGCCGACGGCGGAGTCCGCCACCCCCGCGACGTGGCACTGGCGCTTGCGGCGGGCGCCTCCAACGTGATGATCGGCTCCTGGTTCGCCGGTACCTACGAGTCCCCCGGCGACATGATGCACGACCGGGACAACCGCCCTTACAAGGAGAGCTACGGCATGGCCTCCAAACGCGCGGTCGCCGCGCGCACCAGTGGCGACAGCGCCTTCGACCGCGCCCGCAAGGCGCTTTTCGAAGAGGGCATCTCCACCTCGCGGATGGCCCTGGACCCCGACCGCGGCGGTGTGGAGGACCTCCTGGACCACATCACCTCCGGGGTGCGCAGCACCTGCACCTACGTCGGTGCCTCCACCATCGCCGAACTGCACGAACGGGCCGTTCTCGGGGTGCAGTCGGCGGCCGGGTTCGCCGAGGGACATCCACTGCCGACGGGCTGGTGA
- the gndA gene encoding NADP-dependent phosphogluconate dehydrogenase has product MSLSQTSSTNSTAQIGVTGLAVMGSNIARNFARHGYTVALHNRSVAKTDALLEQHGSDGKFVRSETIEEFLAALERPRRVLIMVKAGDPTDAVINELADAMEPGDIIIDGGNALYTDTIRREKAMRERGLHFVGAGISGGEEGALNGPSIMPGGPAESYKTLGPLLEEISAHVDGVPCCTHIGPDGAGHFVKMVHNGIEYSDMQLIGEAYQLLRDGLGLSAPQIADVFTEWNSGDLDSFLVEITAEVLRQIDAKTGKPLVDVILDEAEQKGTGRWTVKSALDLGVPVTGIAEAVFARALSGSVPQRRATTGLASGKLGEKPTDAQQFTEDVRQALYASKIIAYAQGFNQIQAGSAEYTWGVTPGDLATIWRGGCIIRAKFLNRIKDAFDENPDLPTLIAAPYFRSAVESAIDSWRRVVVTATELGIPIPGFASALSYYDALRTERLPAALTQGLRDFFGAHTYGRTDAAPAARFHTLWSGDRSEVEV; this is encoded by the coding sequence ATGAGCCTGTCGCAGACGAGCAGCACCAACAGTACCGCACAGATCGGCGTCACCGGCCTGGCCGTGATGGGTTCGAACATCGCGCGCAACTTCGCCCGCCACGGCTACACCGTCGCGCTGCACAACCGTTCCGTCGCCAAGACCGATGCGCTGCTCGAACAACACGGCTCGGACGGCAAGTTCGTCCGCTCGGAGACCATCGAGGAGTTCCTGGCCGCGCTGGAGAGGCCGCGCCGGGTGCTGATCATGGTCAAGGCCGGCGATCCCACCGACGCCGTCATCAACGAGCTAGCCGACGCCATGGAGCCCGGCGACATCATCATCGACGGCGGCAACGCGCTCTACACCGACACCATCCGCCGCGAGAAGGCCATGCGCGAACGCGGCCTGCACTTCGTCGGTGCCGGCATCTCCGGCGGCGAGGAGGGCGCGCTCAACGGCCCGTCGATCATGCCCGGCGGCCCCGCCGAGTCCTACAAGACGCTCGGCCCGCTGCTCGAGGAGATCTCGGCTCACGTCGATGGCGTCCCATGCTGCACCCACATCGGCCCGGACGGTGCCGGTCACTTCGTGAAGATGGTCCACAACGGCATCGAGTACTCCGACATGCAGCTCATCGGCGAGGCCTACCAACTGCTGCGCGACGGGCTGGGACTGTCCGCCCCGCAGATCGCCGACGTGTTCACCGAGTGGAACTCCGGCGACCTGGACAGCTTCCTGGTCGAGATCACCGCCGAGGTGCTGCGCCAGATCGATGCCAAGACCGGTAAGCCGCTGGTGGACGTCATCCTCGACGAGGCCGAGCAGAAGGGCACCGGCCGCTGGACGGTGAAGTCCGCGCTCGACCTCGGGGTGCCGGTCACCGGCATCGCCGAAGCCGTGTTCGCCCGGGCGCTGTCCGGGTCGGTGCCACAGCGCCGGGCCACCACCGGGCTGGCTTCCGGCAAGCTCGGCGAGAAGCCAACGGATGCACAGCAATTCACCGAAGACGTGCGCCAGGCGCTGTACGCCTCGAAGATCATCGCCTACGCGCAGGGCTTCAACCAGATCCAGGCCGGCTCGGCCGAATACACCTGGGGCGTCACACCCGGCGATCTGGCAACGATCTGGCGCGGCGGCTGCATCATCCGGGCCAAGTTCCTCAACCGCATCAAGGACGCATTCGACGAGAACCCCGACCTGCCGACGCTGATCGCCGCGCCGTACTTCCGCAGCGCGGTCGAGTCGGCGATCGACAGCTGGCGTCGGGTGGTGGTCACCGCCACCGAGCTGGGCATCCCGATCCCCGGGTTCGCCTCGGCGCTGTCCTACTACGACGCGCTGCGCACCGAGCGGCTGCCCGCCGCACTCACCCAGGGTCTGCGCGACTTCTTCGGCGCCCACACCTACGGCCGCACCGACGCCGCCCCCGCGGCCCGGTTCCACACACTGTGGAGCGGCGACCGCAGCGAGGTCGAGGTCTAG
- a CDS encoding M56 family metallopeptidase, translating to MSALAFVLVALLLVGPVPALLARASWPMRAPRAAIVLWQSIAAAAVLSAFSAGLAIASRLFVPGPDGRPTATITSETQVLGWPLWLAYVSVFALTLLIGGRLAVAVVQVAIATRRRRAHHRTVVDLLGDCRHGMNGLRVLHVSEPLAYCLPGVRSRVILSEGTLSALSDPELVAILSHERAHLRARHDLVLEAFIAAHTAFPRFVRSGSALAAVRLLVEMLADDAAVRAAGPAPLARALVACAAGHTPSGALAAGGPTTVIRVQRLAGRPNSGWLSMAAYTAAAAVLFVPTVAVAVPWLTELHRLFAT from the coding sequence GTGTCCGCGCTGGCCTTCGTTCTCGTAGCGCTGTTGCTTGTCGGCCCCGTGCCGGCCCTGCTGGCACGGGCGTCCTGGCCCATGCGCGCGCCCCGGGCCGCCATCGTGCTCTGGCAGTCGATCGCCGCCGCCGCCGTCCTGTCCGCCTTCAGCGCCGGACTGGCCATTGCCAGCAGGCTTTTCGTCCCCGGACCCGATGGCCGGCCGACCGCCACCATCACCAGCGAGACCCAGGTACTGGGCTGGCCGCTGTGGCTGGCCTACGTATCGGTCTTCGCGCTGACGCTGCTGATCGGCGGCCGCCTGGCGGTTGCCGTCGTGCAGGTCGCAATCGCCACCCGACGCCGCCGTGCCCACCACCGGACGGTCGTCGACCTGCTCGGTGACTGCCGCCACGGGATGAACGGGCTTCGGGTGCTGCACGTCTCCGAACCGCTGGCCTACTGCCTGCCCGGTGTGCGCAGCCGGGTGATCCTCAGCGAGGGCACACTGTCCGCGCTGAGCGACCCCGAGCTCGTCGCGATCCTCAGCCATGAACGTGCGCACCTGCGCGCCCGCCACGACCTGGTACTCGAGGCTTTCATCGCCGCCCACACCGCCTTTCCCCGGTTCGTTCGCAGCGGTAGCGCGCTGGCCGCGGTCCGGCTGTTGGTGGAGATGCTCGCCGATGATGCCGCGGTGCGCGCCGCGGGACCCGCTCCCCTGGCCCGGGCCCTGGTCGCCTGCGCCGCGGGGCACACCCCGTCGGGTGCATTGGCCGCCGGCGGCCCCACGACGGTGATCCGGGTCCAGCGGCTGGCCGGCCGGCCCAACAGCGGGTGGCTGTCGATGGCCGCATACACCGCCGCCGCGGCGGTCCTGTTCGTCCCGACCGTCGCGGTCGCCGTCCCGTGGTTGACCGAGCTGCACCGGCTCTTCGCTACGTAG
- a CDS encoding BlaI/MecI/CopY family transcriptional regulator — MPKLTRLGELERAVMDHLWAAGEPLTVRQVHEALSAERDLAYTTVMTVLQRLARKNLVSQIRDDRAHRYAPVHGRDELVAGLMVDALDQASDSGSRQAALVYFVERVGADEAEALRRALAELESKDRSAWPAGDAPIA; from the coding sequence ATGCCTAAGTTGACTCGTCTCGGCGAACTCGAACGCGCGGTGATGGATCACCTGTGGGCCGCCGGCGAGCCGCTGACGGTCCGCCAGGTGCATGAGGCCCTCTCCGCCGAACGCGACCTGGCCTACACCACGGTGATGACGGTCCTGCAGCGGTTGGCCCGCAAGAACCTCGTCTCTCAGATTCGTGACGACCGGGCACACCGGTACGCACCGGTCCACGGCCGCGACGAGCTGGTGGCCGGCTTGATGGTGGACGCGCTGGACCAGGCCTCCGACTCCGGTAGCCGGCAGGCGGCGCTGGTGTATTTCGTCGAGCGTGTGGGCGCCGACGAAGCCGAGGCGTTGCGCCGGGCGCTGGCCGAACTGGAGTCCAAGGACCGCTCAGCCTGGCCCGCTGGCGATGCCCCCATCGCCTGA
- a CDS encoding PaaI family thioesterase, translating into MPQEESLTEKIAFDAPFDNLLGLEFTELTVDGAKARLQVQPKLLQPMGIVHGGVYCAMIESMASTSAFVWLSANGGGNVVGVNNNTDFLRAIGSGTVYGVSEPVHRGRRQQLWLVTIRDEQDRIVARGQVRLQNLEA; encoded by the coding sequence ATGCCACAAGAGGAGTCGCTGACCGAGAAGATCGCCTTCGACGCACCGTTCGACAACCTGCTCGGACTGGAGTTCACCGAGCTGACCGTGGACGGCGCCAAGGCGCGGCTACAGGTACAGCCCAAGCTGTTGCAGCCGATGGGCATCGTCCACGGCGGCGTGTACTGCGCGATGATCGAGTCGATGGCCAGCACGTCGGCCTTCGTCTGGCTGTCCGCCAACGGCGGCGGCAACGTCGTCGGGGTCAACAACAACACCGACTTCCTGCGCGCCATCGGCTCGGGCACGGTCTACGGCGTCTCCGAGCCGGTGCACCGGGGCCGCCGCCAGCAGTTGTGGCTGGTGACCATCCGCGACGAGCAGGACCGCATCGTCGCCCGCGGCCAGGTGCGTCTGCAGAATCTCGAGGCCTGA
- a CDS encoding HAMP domain-containing sensor histidine kinase, with amino-acid sequence MVVRPDEFVYRALQRLPTRVLSLRTIVIVAALSVVALVLTLGIWVWVGVTNDQYSQLDRRLDSVSSLGDFSSLLSSTRPPAEGTTTPDGNLVRTVRVGGMAISVPPDVVLPELANGYANTTIDGVEYRVRTFSVSGATIALGAPLAETKHRINELHLRVLLICAGVIIGTVVVGWLISLIMVNPFRLLAQQARAINAQSNPDEVQVRGVREAVEIAEAVEGMLARIGDEQARTKAALESARDFAAVASHELRTPLTAMRTNLEVLATLDLAAEQRNEVIGDVMRTQSRIEATLTALERLAQGELTTADDFVPFDIADLLDRAAHDAERTFPELKVSLVPSPAVLMVGLPVGLRLVIDNAIANAVKHGGATEVRLAVTSSAEGVEITVDDNGSGVPEHERAAVFERFSRGSTASRSGSGLGLALVAQQAELHGGTACLDTSPLGGARLVLKLSGRQE; translated from the coding sequence GTGGTCGTGAGGCCCGACGAGTTCGTCTACCGGGCGCTGCAGCGGTTGCCGACGCGGGTGCTGTCGTTGCGCACCATCGTCATCGTCGCCGCCCTGTCGGTGGTCGCGCTGGTGCTGACGCTCGGTATCTGGGTGTGGGTCGGCGTCACCAACGACCAGTACAGCCAGCTCGACCGACGGCTGGACTCGGTGAGTAGCCTGGGCGACTTCAGCTCACTGCTGTCCAGCACCCGGCCGCCGGCCGAAGGAACCACCACCCCGGACGGCAACCTGGTGCGCACCGTTCGCGTCGGCGGCATGGCCATCTCGGTGCCGCCCGACGTCGTCCTGCCCGAGCTGGCCAACGGCTACGCCAACACCACGATCGACGGCGTCGAGTACCGGGTGCGGACGTTCTCGGTGTCCGGCGCGACGATCGCGCTGGGAGCACCCCTTGCCGAGACCAAGCACCGCATCAACGAACTGCACCTGCGGGTGCTGCTCATCTGTGCCGGGGTCATCATCGGCACCGTCGTGGTGGGGTGGCTGATCTCGCTGATCATGGTCAATCCGTTCCGGCTGCTGGCCCAGCAGGCCCGCGCCATCAACGCGCAATCCAACCCCGACGAGGTGCAGGTGCGCGGGGTGCGCGAGGCGGTGGAGATCGCCGAGGCGGTCGAGGGGATGCTGGCCCGCATCGGCGACGAGCAGGCCCGCACCAAGGCCGCCCTGGAGTCCGCCCGTGACTTCGCCGCCGTGGCCTCCCACGAACTGCGGACTCCCCTGACGGCGATGCGGACCAACCTCGAGGTGCTCGCCACGCTGGATCTGGCTGCCGAGCAGCGCAACGAAGTAATCGGCGACGTGATGCGCACCCAGAGCCGCATCGAAGCCACCCTCACCGCACTCGAGCGCCTGGCGCAGGGCGAGCTGACCACGGCCGACGACTTCGTGCCGTTCGACATCGCCGACCTGTTGGACCGGGCCGCGCACGACGCCGAACGGACCTTCCCGGAGCTGAAGGTGTCGCTGGTGCCCTCGCCGGCGGTGTTGATGGTCGGGCTTCCGGTCGGCCTGCGGCTGGTGATCGACAACGCGATCGCCAACGCGGTCAAGCACGGCGGGGCCACCGAGGTGCGGCTGGCGGTCACCAGCTCGGCCGAGGGTGTCGAGATCACCGTCGACGACAACGGCAGCGGCGTGCCGGAGCACGAGCGGGCCGCGGTGTTCGAGCGGTTCTCCCGCGGCTCGACGGCGTCCCGCTCGGGATCCGGCCTCGGGCTGGCCCTTGTCGCACAGCAAGCCGAATTACACGGCGGCACAGCGTGTTTGGATACCAGCCCGCTGGGTGGGGCGCGGCTGGTGCTCAAGCTGTCCGGCCGTCAGGAGTAG
- a CDS encoding heme-binding protein: MSSSRSVRRVAAAALGAGAVLLSMTGPAAAAPPPNCTTADMTGIMSGVSAAMAAYLFSHPDVNNFFTSLQGLPKKEVAARTQGYLDANPSIRADLDNIRQPSTDFRNRCGIGQRPLVPNA; the protein is encoded by the coding sequence ATGTCATCAAGTCGTTCTGTGCGTCGCGTAGCCGCGGCAGCGCTGGGCGCAGGTGCGGTGTTGCTGAGCATGACGGGCCCCGCCGCGGCCGCCCCGCCGCCGAACTGCACCACCGCAGACATGACCGGCATCATGTCCGGCGTGTCCGCGGCGATGGCGGCATACCTGTTCAGTCATCCGGACGTCAACAACTTCTTCACCAGCCTGCAGGGCCTGCCGAAGAAGGAGGTCGCGGCCCGGACCCAGGGGTACCTGGACGCGAATCCGTCGATCCGCGCCGACCTGGACAACATCCGCCAGCCGTCGACCGACTTCCGCAATCGGTGCGGCATCGGACAGCGCCCGCTCGTCCCCAACGCCTAG
- a CDS encoding NAD(P)/FAD-dependent oxidoreductase: protein MTHPGATPSDKHKVVIIGSGFGGLTAAKKLKRADVDIKLIAKTTHHLFQPLLYQVATGIISEGEIAPPTRVVLRNQQNCQVLLGEVTHVDLKNQTVDSILLGHTYRTPYDTLIVAAGAGQSYFGNDHFAEWAPGMKTIDDALELRGRILGAFEQAERSSDPERREKLLTFVVVGAGPTGVEMAGQIAELADHTLKGAFRHIDPTEARVILLDAAPAVLPPMGEKLGQKAAARLEKLGVEIQLGAMVTDVDRNGITVKHSDGTINRIEAATKVWSAGVSASPLGKIIADQSGAEIDRAGRVKVLPDLTVPGHPNVFVVGDMAFVDGVPGMAQGAIQGARYAAKQIKAELKGADPAAREPFEYFDKGSMATVSRYSAVAKVGRIEFSGYFAWLAWLFLHLIYLVGFRARLTTALSWIGTFIGSQRGQLTITEQQAYARTRIEQLEEIAACVEDEKAAS from the coding sequence ATGACCCACCCCGGTGCCACCCCATCGGATAAGCACAAGGTCGTCATCATCGGATCCGGCTTCGGCGGGCTCACTGCCGCCAAGAAGCTCAAGCGTGCCGATGTCGACATCAAGCTGATCGCCAAGACCACCCACCACCTGTTCCAACCGCTGCTGTACCAGGTGGCGACGGGCATCATCTCCGAGGGCGAGATCGCCCCGCCCACCCGCGTGGTGCTGCGCAACCAGCAGAACTGCCAGGTCCTGCTCGGCGAGGTCACCCATGTCGACCTGAAGAACCAGACCGTCGACTCGATCCTGCTGGGCCACACCTACCGCACGCCCTACGACACGCTCATCGTGGCCGCCGGGGCCGGTCAGTCGTACTTCGGCAACGACCACTTCGCCGAGTGGGCGCCCGGCATGAAGACCATCGACGACGCGCTGGAACTGCGCGGACGGATCCTCGGTGCCTTCGAGCAGGCCGAGCGATCCAGCGACCCGGAACGCCGCGAGAAGCTCCTGACCTTCGTCGTGGTCGGCGCCGGCCCGACCGGCGTGGAGATGGCCGGGCAGATCGCCGAATTGGCGGATCACACCCTCAAGGGCGCGTTCCGTCACATCGACCCCACCGAGGCCAGGGTGATCCTGCTCGACGCCGCACCGGCGGTGCTGCCACCGATGGGCGAGAAGCTGGGTCAGAAGGCGGCCGCGCGGCTGGAGAAGCTGGGCGTGGAGATTCAACTCGGAGCCATGGTCACCGACGTCGACCGCAACGGCATCACCGTCAAACACAGCGACGGCACGATCAACCGCATCGAGGCTGCGACCAAGGTGTGGTCGGCCGGTGTCTCGGCCAGCCCGCTGGGCAAGATCATCGCCGACCAGTCCGGCGCCGAGATCGACCGGGCCGGCCGGGTCAAGGTGCTGCCGGACCTGACCGTTCCGGGGCATCCCAACGTCTTCGTCGTCGGCGACATGGCCTTCGTCGACGGCGTTCCCGGCATGGCGCAGGGCGCGATCCAGGGCGCCCGCTATGCCGCTAAGCAGATCAAGGCCGAACTCAAGGGCGCCGACCCGGCCGCCCGCGAGCCGTTCGAGTACTTCGACAAGGGCTCGATGGCCACCGTGTCACGCTACTCGGCGGTGGCCAAGGTCGGCCGAATCGAGTTCAGCGGCTACTTCGCCTGGCTGGCGTGGTTGTTCCTGCACCTGATCTACCTGGTCGGGTTCAGGGCGCGGCTCACCACCGCGCTGTCGTGGATCGGCACCTTCATCGGCAGCCAGCGCGGCCAGCTGACGATCACCGAACAGCAAGCCTACGCCCGTACCAGGATCGAACAGCTCGAGGAGATCGCGGCCTGCGTCGAAGACGAGAAGGCTGCTTCCTGA